The following are from one region of the Stigmatella ashevillena genome:
- a CDS encoding ATP-binding protein — MTVRWKVLLIVGLTTGLVLLMGLTLLVTTERGKSSRDRLLLVQGQGESFGRLHLAAEQYLRGLLRAKEQGGDITQLVREMHESINREETFLQQALVKKKALEMPDPLDGWAETQELLLALRRWTSEIEQRVRTLPLGEKPITTEWNLLDEFEHDVGRLITTAQEDEYQHRGQQLIKSQSRLHAQMWLAVILPTLSCALLLGLVLIILLPMSRSLKDLMLAARRIGEGNFEVKLPEDRHDELGTLSHAFNQMASELKKTLEEKQRLMKAEAEVTERQFRHYNALLEETVLTRTAQLEQANAQLQDSLDQLKAAQSQVIFADRMASMGRLAAGVGHEINNPLSYVLSNLNYLHQELQPSRAPLSTEEKREMMDALASAREGAERVRLIVKDLKTLSRPDDMNTEPVDLGEVVRGAVKLAERELRDRARLIEDYGLLPRVKGNPTRLGQVFLNLLINAAHAIVEGGKEANEIRILARPSGHGRVRVEVSDTGCGISQENLPRIFEPFFTTKPVGEGTGMGLSVCHSIITALGGEFYVQSELGQGSTFLIVLPVMDDTQPEAATT, encoded by the coding sequence ATGACGGTCCGCTGGAAGGTGCTCCTGATCGTGGGACTGACCACGGGGCTGGTGCTCCTCATGGGATTGACGCTCCTGGTGACCACGGAGCGGGGCAAGAGTTCGCGAGATCGGCTCCTGCTCGTCCAGGGACAGGGCGAGAGCTTCGGGCGCCTGCACCTCGCCGCGGAGCAGTACCTGCGGGGCTTGCTGCGCGCGAAGGAACAGGGAGGAGATATCACCCAACTCGTGCGCGAGATGCACGAGTCGATCAACCGTGAGGAGACCTTTCTCCAGCAGGCCCTGGTGAAGAAAAAGGCGCTGGAGATGCCGGACCCTCTCGATGGGTGGGCGGAAACCCAAGAACTCCTCCTGGCCTTGCGCCGCTGGACCTCTGAAATCGAGCAACGGGTGCGCACCCTTCCCCTGGGCGAAAAACCCATCACCACCGAGTGGAACCTGCTCGATGAGTTCGAACACGACGTCGGCCGGCTCATCACCACGGCGCAAGAGGATGAGTACCAGCACCGGGGGCAGCAGCTGATCAAGTCGCAGAGCCGACTGCACGCCCAGATGTGGCTGGCGGTCATCCTTCCCACACTCTCGTGTGCCTTGCTCTTGGGCTTGGTGCTCATCATCCTGCTTCCGATGAGCAGGTCCTTGAAGGATCTGATGCTGGCGGCCCGCCGCATCGGCGAAGGAAACTTCGAGGTCAAGCTCCCAGAGGATCGCCACGACGAGTTGGGAACGCTGTCCCATGCATTCAACCAGATGGCCTCCGAGCTGAAAAAAACGCTCGAGGAAAAGCAGCGGCTCATGAAGGCCGAGGCCGAGGTGACCGAGCGGCAGTTCCGCCACTACAATGCGCTCCTGGAGGAGACGGTCCTCACCCGCACGGCACAACTGGAGCAAGCCAATGCCCAGCTCCAGGACAGCCTGGACCAACTGAAGGCAGCGCAATCCCAGGTGATCTTCGCGGACCGGATGGCCTCCATGGGCCGGTTGGCCGCGGGCGTCGGGCATGAGATCAACAACCCCCTCTCCTACGTCCTCAGCAACCTCAACTATCTGCACCAGGAGCTGCAACCCAGCCGGGCCCCCCTCTCCACGGAGGAAAAGCGGGAGATGATGGACGCGTTGGCCTCGGCGCGGGAGGGGGCCGAGCGGGTGCGCCTCATCGTGAAGGATCTCAAGACCCTGTCTCGCCCGGATGACATGAACACGGAGCCCGTGGACCTGGGCGAAGTGGTCCGCGGCGCGGTCAAACTGGCCGAGCGCGAGCTCCGGGACCGGGCCCGGTTGATCGAGGACTACGGCCTCCTGCCACGAGTCAAAGGCAACCCGACACGCCTGGGACAGGTCTTCCTCAACCTGCTCATCAACGCGGCGCATGCCATCGTCGAGGGCGGCAAGGAGGCGAACGAGATCCGCATCCTGGCCCGCCCCAGTGGCCACGGCCGGGTGCGGGTGGAGGTGAGCGACACGGGCTGTGGCATCTCCCAGGAGAACCTGCCGCGCATCTTCGAGCCGTTCTTCACCACCAAGCCCGTGGGAGAAGGCACGGGGATGGGCCTCTCGGTCTGCCACAGCATCATCACCGCGCTCGGCGGAGAGTTCTACGTCCAGAGCGAGCTGGGGCAAGGCTCGACCTTCCTCATCGTCCTGCCTGTCATGGATGACACCCAGCCCGAGGCGGCCACGACCTGA
- the grxC gene encoding glutaredoxin 3: MTQNDRAERINAAIPWLPGSLHGLRGVLTLAVMVPITLYTKSTCPFSRKAKQLLDEKGVRYEEIAIDLNPSKMDEMLAASGGRATVPQIFIAGRHLGGSDELQKLEDTGQLDALLERPGAQPSL; encoded by the coding sequence GTGACGCAGAATGACAGGGCCGAGCGAATCAACGCAGCGATCCCCTGGCTGCCCGGCTCACTTCACGGACTGCGGGGCGTGCTTACCCTCGCAGTCATGGTCCCCATCACGCTCTATACGAAGTCCACCTGTCCCTTCTCCCGGAAGGCCAAGCAGCTCCTCGACGAGAAGGGGGTTCGCTACGAGGAGATCGCCATTGATCTCAACCCCTCGAAGATGGACGAGATGCTCGCCGCCTCGGGCGGGAGGGCCACCGTGCCGCAGATCTTCATCGCGGGCCGCCACCTGGGCGGCAGTGACGAACTCCAGAAACTGGAGGACACGGGGCAGCTCGACGCACTGCTCGAACGCCCGGGCGCCCAGCCCAGTCTGTAG
- a CDS encoding phosphoadenylyl-sulfate reductase — protein sequence MSQANPSPSVLSQEEFLAASAELKTAPAEQILAWAETHFGASAAMAVSFGAEDVVLIDLARRHAPSLRLFTLDTGRLPPETYELMQVLRNRYGLDVETFFPDRERVETLVSTQGHFSFRQSIDARKQCCAIRKVEPLGRALSGRQAWVTGLRREQSVTRTAVEALERDTDHGGLFKLNPLVSWSSRQVWSYIQENGVPYNVLHDRGYPSIGCAPCTRAVKPYEDERAGRWWWESSANRECGLHVRR from the coding sequence ATGTCGCAGGCAAATCCCTCCCCCAGCGTGTTGTCCCAGGAAGAGTTCCTTGCCGCGTCTGCTGAGCTGAAAACCGCACCCGCCGAACAGATTCTCGCCTGGGCCGAGACCCACTTCGGTGCAAGCGCGGCCATGGCGGTAAGCTTCGGGGCCGAGGATGTGGTGCTCATCGATCTGGCCAGAAGGCACGCCCCCAGTCTGCGGCTGTTCACCCTCGACACCGGCCGACTGCCCCCCGAGACGTATGAGCTCATGCAGGTGCTGCGCAACCGCTACGGACTGGACGTGGAGACGTTCTTCCCGGACCGGGAGCGCGTGGAGACGCTCGTCTCCACCCAGGGCCATTTCTCCTTTCGCCAAAGCATCGACGCGCGCAAGCAGTGCTGCGCCATCCGCAAGGTGGAGCCGCTCGGGCGCGCGCTGAGCGGCCGTCAAGCCTGGGTGACGGGGCTGCGCCGCGAGCAGTCGGTGACCCGGACCGCGGTGGAAGCCCTCGAGCGGGATACGGACCACGGCGGCCTCTTCAAGCTCAACCCCCTGGTCTCATGGAGCTCCCGTCAGGTGTGGAGCTACATCCAGGAGAACGGCGTGCCCTACAACGTCCTCCACGACCGCGGCTATCCCTCCATTGGCTGCGCCCCCTGCACGCGCGCCGTGAAGCCCTACGAGGACGAGCGCGCCGGCCGCTGGTGGTGGGAGTCCTCCGCCAACCGCGAGTGCGGTCTGCACGTGCGCCGCTGA